GCTCACCGACTTCGTGCTGCTGGCCGCCATCTGGGGCTCGTCGTTTCTGTTCATGCGCATGGGCGCGGTCGAGTTCGGCGCGCTGCCGACCGCCGCCGTTCGCGTGGCGATTGCGGCGCTGTTTTTGCTGCCGCTGGTGTGGCTGCGCGGCCTGATGCCGGAACTGCGCAAACACTGGCGGCACACCTTCGTCGTCGGCCTGCTCAACTCGGGCATCCCGTTTGCCTGCATTGCCTTTGCGCTGCTGTCCATCAGCACCGGGCTGTCGTCCATCCTGAATGCCACGGTGCCGATGTTCGGCGCGCTGATCGCTTGGGCCTGGCTGAAGGACAAGCCGACCGCCTGGCGCGTCGCGGGACTGGTCATTGGCTTTGCCGGCGTTGCGCTGCTGGCCTGGGACCAGGCGACGTTCAAATCCGGCGCCTCGGGCATCGCGCCCGGCTGGGCGGTGCTGGCCAGCCTGACGGCCTGTCTTTGCTACGGCATCTCGGCGAGCTACACCAAGCGCCATCTTTCCGGCCTGCCGCCGCTGGTCACGGCCGCCGGCAGCCAGCTTGGCGCCACGCTGGGCCTGGCCCTGCCCGCGCTGTGGCTGTGGCCGGCGCGCATGCCGGGCGCATCGGCCTGGCTGGCGCTGCTGGCTGTCGGCGTGGTCTGCACCGGCATCGCCTACATCGTGTTTTTCAGGCTGATTGAAAACGCCGGCCCGCAGCGCGCGCTGTCGGTGACCTTTGTGGTGCCGGTGTTCGCGGTGCTCTACGGCGTACTGTTCCTGGGCGAGTCGGTCACGCCGTGGATGGTGGGCTGCGCCGGCGTGATCGTCGGCGGCACGGCGCTGGCCACCGGCCTGCTCAAGCCAGGGCGCAAGCGCGTACCGCCGCGCTGACCGGCGCTATGCGCTATTGCAAGGCGCCGGCCACTACATTGATGCTGAGCGCCAGCACCAGCATGTTGAAGCCGAACGACAGCACGCTGTGGACCAGCGTGAGCCGGCGCATCTCGCGCGAGGTGACCTGCACATCGGACACCTGCGAGGTCATGCCGACCACATGGGCGTAGTACAAAAAATCAAAATAGTCCGGATCCTGCCCACCCGGAAACAGCAGGCCCGGCCCGACCGGCTCATTGAGCTTTTCTTCATGGTAATAACGGTGGGCATAGTGAAATGCAAAAATCGTCTGGATGA
This DNA window, taken from Polaromonas hydrogenivorans, encodes the following:
- a CDS encoding DMT family transporter; translated protein: MGAPAAGLATASPKSWLTDFVLLAAIWGSSFLFMRMGAVEFGALPTAAVRVAIAALFLLPLVWLRGLMPELRKHWRHTFVVGLLNSGIPFACIAFALLSISTGLSSILNATVPMFGALIAWAWLKDKPTAWRVAGLVIGFAGVALLAWDQATFKSGASGIAPGWAVLASLTACLCYGISASYTKRHLSGLPPLVTAAGSQLGATLGLALPALWLWPARMPGASAWLALLAVGVVCTGIAYIVFFRLIENAGPQRALSVTFVVPVFAVLYGVLFLGESVTPWMVGCAGVIVGGTALATGLLKPGRKRVPPR